cttcccgtGCTCCTATCCGTGCTATGgttgtctttttttttctttttttctttgtaatctaatcatctccctccTGATTTTAAGAGgatggggccgggccttattttgtttcAATCAAATCAAACCACGTAGAcggagcacggatgggcacacgacgggagagcaggcaagtctcgtccgggCGAGCGTAGGGGGAAGGACTATCCATCCGGACCCCCCGCGGCCCATCCGGAATTCAGGATCGACTAAAGATAAGATGCACACGGGAGAATTCAAAAAGTAGATCGACGCATCAAAACACCATAGATATACCATGGGACAACGCAAGCTCCGTCGTTCCGGGGCCGCCGCCTCCGCATCTTACTTCCGGATCGAGAAAGATCGCCGCCATTGTTtctcaaagaagaaaaagaaaaatcgccatcatcatcaccacgaagTAGCCAGCAGCGGCCCAACGGCGTCTCTCTGTGACGACGCCCTCGCCGACATCTTCACCCGgctgccgggcgcggcggcggtggtcCGCTGCGCCGCCACGTGCCGGCGCTGGGGCCGCCTCGTGGCCACGAGGGCAGCCGTCATCTCCCGTTGCCTGCCGCCCCTCGGCTGCTCCTTCCCGGACCTTGCCGTCGGCCTCTTCCACCAGGAGAAAGATTGGCCCACCACGCGCGGCAGGGACGCTGCGTCATCGCCAGGGCCGTGTTTTGTCCCGACAGCCTCCGGCTCTCGCTTCCTCTATGAGGGCCGGGAGTCTTTAGGTGTCGCCAGACTAGATGACGGCGACAGGCTCCTCGACCACTCCCGTCCCGTTGCGTCCCGGAACGGCCGCCTTGTTTTGGAGCTCCGGCGCCACCGGCGCCAGGATCGCGCTGCcgacggcctccggcttgccattTGTAACCCAATGACGTCTGACAACATCGTAGTCGTCCCGCCTTTGTTCTTAGCAGGGAAGAACAACACAAAGATACTGGAATACGGACTCACCAGCCACAATCTCTGTCCGCCGGGCTGCCACGACTTCTTCCGTATTCTGCTCATCTACAACCACCACCGCAGCGGTGGGCTGTCCACGGTGCTCCGGTGCTACTCCTCGGACACTGGTCGCTGGGGACCGGAGACTGAATCCATTGTCAAGATACCTAGTTCCAAGATCCGCAACATCAGCCCCGCAGTGGTACACCGCGGGGTGGCGTACTGGGCTCTCGAGCAGGGCGTGTTCGGGGTGCGCCTGGATCGGATTGATCATGACCATACAATGGACATGCACCTTGTGCCGTGTGACACCTCCTGATGGGCGTCTCATCGGACAATCGGCTTTTCTTGATGTATTGTTGTTTCAGGGCAATCCCAAACATAAAATTGTGGAAAAAGCTCGTGCTGAAACTAACCTATCTCGAGTTTGCACATGAAGATGGCATCCACACTGGTAAGATATGTACCTTTCGTGAAATCGTACCGATGAAGCAGATGGGGAAGCTGATGGACGTGGCATACTAGCCCCCTGCGATCAAGCTGCGGTGGTTTGGCGAGAAGAGCGGGATCTTGTTATTCACCATGGGAGAGCGTAGCGGGCACAACGGCACCTACATGTTGAACCTTCGAGAGCAAGTAGTTGACGAGGTGGTAGGCGAGGGGCACTCTTGGAAGAACCTGCTCGGGTATGAGATGGATAATGGCGGCGTACCTTGCCTCCGTCGGCCAGAGATCCTTCACTTGAGTGAGCATACCGATGGGACTGTcacacatatggagtttggatgcagCAAATGGGAGACATTTGTATGGGATACATTCAACTGTTATACGCGGTTGTGGCATTTATCTCCTTGATGTGTTTGTGTTGTACTAGATGACATGATTTGCACTTTGAATAATTTATTGAAGGACTCACTACAGAGCAACTCCTCCGTTATCTTTTTGTGTCAATTTTTTGTTTGCTTGCTTCAGTTTTAAACGTATTTTGGCTTGCCACTTATCTTCAACAATTATTAATACTGCTGATATCATGTAAACAAAAGTTTTATCCAAAGCAAAGATCCTTGAGATTTTTGCATAGAATCAGATATAATCATATGTGTTGACGAGGAATAGGACTCAACTCACCCGCTTCCATTCATCTGACGCTGCATATATACAGTTTACAAGAGCAGTTCAGAGAGAACGTGTGAGAGCCACCAGCTCCACTAACCCACGATGCAAAGCACGtctcacagagagagagagatcatgcgGTGACTACGCATACATACACACACCAGTACATATTCtgctaacaccccccccccccccccccccgcagtcttGACGTCGATGGTCGAGACGCAGGGACGGGAACAGAACTCTTGGAAAATGTCCGTAGGCAGCCCCTTGGTCATGACATCCGCGAACTGTTGACGTGTAGGAACGTGCAGAACACGAAACTGGCCGAGCGCCACTCGTTCACGGACGAAGTGGATGTCGATCTCGACGTGTTTGGTGTGCCGGTGATGCACGGGGTTGCtggagaggtagaccgccgagacaTTGTCACAGAAGACAAGTGTGGCGGTCGAGACGGGACAGAGGAGCTCCCCTGGCAGCTGACGAAGCCAAACGCACTCGGCGACCGCATGGGCAACGCCACGGTATTCGGCCTCGGCGCTGGAGCGCGACACCGTCGCCTGTCGCTTGGAGGACCAACTGACGAGCGCATCACCGAGGAAGTTGCAGTAGCCTGAGGTCGAGCGGCgggtgtcggggcagccagcccaatCCGCGTCGGTGTATGCGCGAACGTCGAGGGCGGGGGAGGCGCGCAGGTGGAGCCCCAGGGTGGTGGTGCCTCGGACATAGCGGAGCACGCGCTTGAGCAGCGTGCGGTGACActcccggggatcatgcatatgcAGGCAGAGCTGTTGAACAGCGTACACGAGCTCCGGACGAGTGATCGTCAGGTACTGGAGTGCACCAGCCATGCTGCGATAGGCGGTGGCGTCGGGGACGCGCCGTCCATCCGCCGCGGGCAGCTTGGCCTTGGTGTCGACCGATGTGGCGCACGGCTTGCAGTTGTCCATCCCAGCACGCTCCAGCACATCGTCCGCGTACTGCTCTTGCGAAAGGAAGAAGCCTGCAGAGTTGCGGGTGACACGGATGCCCAAGAAGAAGTGCAGCGCCCCGAGGTCCTTCATCGCGAACTCGCCGGTCAGCTGGTCCACGACATGGCGGAGGAGCGCTGGAGTGGAAGCAGTGAGGACGATATCGTCCACGTACAGCAGCAGGTAGGCAACAGCAGCACCGTTGGAGTAGACGAACAGAGAGCTGTCGGAGCGGGTAGCAGTGAAGCCAATGCGCGCGAGGAAGCCGGCGAAGCGCTGAAACCAAGCCCGCGGCGCCTGTTTGAGTCCATATAGGGACTTGGACAGGCGGCAGACGTGGTCCGGCCGAGCCTCGTCGATGAAGCCCACCGGCTGGAGACAGTAGACCTCCTCAGAGAGGGTGCCGTGGAGGAAAGCGTTCTTCTCGTCCAGTTGGTGTACTGGCCAGGCACGCGACGCAGCGATCGTGAGCACCGTCCGGATCGTGGCCGGCTTGACCACGGGGGAGAATGTCTCGCCGTAGTCGATTCCAGCGCGCTGGTTGAAGCCCCGAACCACCCACCAGGCCTTGTAACGCTCAAGCAAGCCATCCGCGCGAGTCTTGTGCCGGAAAATCCATTTTCCGGTGATGACATTAGCCCGCGGCGGCCGGGGAACCAACTCCCAGGTGCGGTTGCCGACGAGTGCCGCGAATTCCTCGCGCATGGCGGCGAGCCAGTTGGGGTCGCGCACCGCGGCGCGAACGGAGCGAGGGAGCGGCGACACATCCGCGGGAGTGGTGGCGAGGCAGGCGTAGTCGTTGGCGTACCGGGGGTTGGGGCGGAAGATGCCGGCGCGCGCGGGGGTCACCATGCCACGCGAGGCGGCGACGGGTGGTGCAACAGCCGGAGACGGGCCAGGCACCACGTCCGAGCGCGAGCTGGCGGCCTCGTTTGACCCAAAGGCGCGCGCGCAGTTGGATGACATGTTGGAGCCACGGGAGGAAGATCCGGTGGTGGAGGTTGAAGCAGTGGAGCGCGCGACGGAGAGCGCGGCCCCCGGGCCGCTCGATGAAGAAAGGACGGCAGGTCTTGAAGCGGGGGAACCCGCGAATGACGGCGACGCCGCCGGGCCGCTTGATGAAGATCGAACGGCGGAGTTCGAACCGGCGGCGTTCGCGGACGCGGGAGCCACGCCAGCCGAGTCGCGAGCAATCTGCAAAATGGGTGGCGAGCAGTAGGTGACCGGTGCAGGGTTAGACGACGGGACGGCTGCGAAGGGAAAGGTTTCCTCATCGAAGCGGACATGACGGGAGGTGAGAACTCGCCGGGTTGTGGGATCGAAACATCGGTAGCCACGGTGGTCGGTGGAGTAGCTGAGGAACACGCAGGCGTTGGAGCGAGGTTCGAGTTTATGGCGGGCGGTGGCGGAGACGTTGGGGTAGCAGAGGCAGCCGAATACACGCAGCGAGGCGTAGTCCGGTGCGGTGCCAAGTAGCAGCTCATGGGGTGTGCGGGGAGAGCTAGCTCGACAAGGCCGGCGGTTCATCAAGAACGTGGCCGTGTTCAAAGCTTCAGCCCAGAAGCGCGGGGGCATGGAGGCATGGAAGAGGAGGGAGCACAAACTGTCATTGAGCGTACGCAAGGTGCGTTCGGCCTTGCCGTTTTGCTGGCTGGTGTATGTGCATGAGAGGCGAAGCACCGAGCCATGGGAGGCGAGTAGAGCGCGGACAGCGGCATTGTCAAACTCTTGCCCATTATCAGTTTGCATGGCAAGGACAGGTAACTGAAACTGAGTACGAGTGTAAGCGTAGAACTCGACGAGAATGGGGTAGACGTCAGATTTGCGATGCAAGGAAACGTCCATACATAATGGGTATAATCGTCAAGCATTACAAGATAAAACTCGTAGCCAGAAATGCTTACAATAGGAGATGTCCAAATGTCTAAATGCAGCAACTGAAAGGGAAATGAGCTACTAGTGGTGGATGGAGAGAAGGGCGGCCGCGTGTGTTTGCCAAAGCGACACGCACGGCAGGAGTGTGGCGCAGACTTGGAGCAGTCGAACGCAAGGCTCCGGAGCGATCCATCATGCGAATGCCCGAGGCGTTGATGCCAAAGGCCGACGGAGGCAGTGCCAGCGAAGTGCCGAACCTGacgcgtcggagagccaccagcaACGGGGTACAGGTCGCCGGTGGAGTCAGAGCGCAGAATCACCATCCGGGTGCGGCGGTCCTTAACAGAAAAGCCAAACTCATCAAATTTGACAGTGATTGGATTGTCACGGCAAAGTTGTCGAACAGAAAGAAGATTTTTGATGAGGGAGGGAGAGACGACAATGTTACGAAGAAGAATAGGTGATGTGCCAGTGATGATAGACCCGGTGCCAACATGCGTGATCGGCAGATGGTCACCGTTGCCAATGATGATAGATGCAGAAGTGGAAGATGGACGCAAGGAGGAGAGTGTACCGAGGTTCGCGGACATGTGTGCGGTGGCACCCGTGTTGAGGTACCAGTAGGAGTTGCTCCCGGACGAGGAAGGGCCGGCGGTGGCGCTGTCTGTAGGGACGCCATGTCCAGAGCCTGGTTGGGTGCGGCCGCCGCGCCAGGAGCAGCACCGTACGGtggaggagccgccgccgtagccatACAGGTTGGGGTAGGGCGGCGCCATGGCCATCATCGCCTGCTGGTTTGGAGTTCCGGGACGCGGCCCAAGCACGCCGGAGCCGGGAGCGCGCCATGACATAGGCCACGCTTGGACGAGGCCGGTCCAGGAGTTCGTGCCCGGCGCCGGGGCAGGTAGAGACGGCGCCCGTGGTGAAGGCGGGGCaggcgatgacgaggaagagccccccccctcccccccccccccccccccccgattgccGCG
The window above is part of the Triticum aestivum cultivar Chinese Spring chromosome 2A, IWGSC CS RefSeq v2.1, whole genome shotgun sequence genome. Proteins encoded here:
- the LOC123185687 gene encoding uncharacterized protein, encoding MSWRAPGSGVLGPRPGTPNQQAMMAMAPPYPNLYGYGGGSSTVRCCSWRGGRTQPGSGHGVPTDSATAGPSSSGSNSYWYLNTGATAHMSANLGPPHPDGDSAL